The following nucleotide sequence is from Cellvibrio sp. PSBB006.
AAAAATGGTCGTCGCGGCTCGCTCGGCGGCATCCTGACAGTAAAAGGTATTCAAGGCCATGTGGCCTACCCTCACCTCGCAGATAATCCGATCCATAAACTGGCACCGGCTCTCACCGAACTGGCCGCTGAACACTGGGATGATGGTAACGAATTTTTTCCGGCTACCAGTTTTCAAGTATCGAATATTAACGGCGGCACCGGCGCAACCAACGTTATTCCCGGCACTGTTGAGGTGGTATTTAATTTTCGTTTTTCCACCGAATTGACCGATGCAATCCTGCGCGAACGCACGGAAGCTATCCTCAACAAACATGGCTTGAATTACGACATCACCTGGACGCTCAGCGGCCAACCTTTTCTTACACCGCGCGGTGATTTGGTGAATGCGGTCGTAGCTGCTATTAAAAGCGAAACCGGACGTGACGCTGAACTCTCCACTTCCGGCGGCACCTCAGATGGACGATTCATCGCCCCCACCGGTGCGCAGGTTGTCGAGCTCGGCCCCATCAACGCCACGATTCACAAAGTGAATGAATGTATCAGTGCGGCGGATCTGGAAACCTTGACCGGGATTTATGAAAAGGCTCTGGAGAATTTGCTCGCCTAACCCACGGAAAGTATTCCTTTTTTGACAAGCCGGGACCGCGGGTTCGAGCAAAAAAACCTTAGCAAAACCCGTACACATACAAACACTATCCCGTAGCAGAACGACACTGACTGCTACGGCTACTACGCTCTGCAATAGATAATCCGCCGTCGATGCAGCTTCCCAAGCCGCATTGGAATTATCAATTAACAATAACGAATTGCGGAGTCTTTACTATGCCTGTCTACAAAACTTCTCTCATTGGAATCTCAAATTTACTGCGCGTTTTTCTGTTGTTTCTTTCACTCTGCGTGCTGCCGCACGCCAACGCCCAAAACTGGCAACTGATCTGGAGTGACGAATTTAATTACTCCGGCTATCCCAATGGTAATTGGAGCCCGGAAATCTGGAACCCCGGTGTGGTGAATAATGAATTGCAACATTACACCGCCAACCTCGATAACGCTTACGTCTCCAATGGCACGTTAAAAATTAAAGCCGCCGCGGTGTATAACAACTCCACCGGGCAGAATGATTATTACTCAGCGCGGTTGAACTCTACCGCTTCCTGGACCTATGGGCGATTTGAAGCACGTATGAAGCTGCCCGGCGGCTGGGGTACCTGGCCGGCGTTCTGGCTGTATCCCGATGATGATTTTCGTTACGGCACCAATCCGATCACCAACTATGGTTGGCCCAACGCCGGGGAAATCGACATCATGGAAAATGTGGGCTATGACCAGAATGTGATCCACGCGTCTACCCACAGCGCGTGCTGCTTTTGGGCAGTGGGCACCCAGCGCACCGGCACAATTAATGTGGCAGACCCTACGGCAAATTGGCACGTGTATGCCGCGGAATGGTATCCGGATCACATCGCCTTTTTTGTGGATGGCGTGAATTATTTTACGGTGTGGAACGACGGCACCGGCTGGGAGTCATGGCCGTTTAATCACAACTTCCACATTATCTTGAATCTCGCCGTTGGCGGCAGCTGGGGCGGCGCGCAGGGCGTTGATCCCAATATCTGGCCGCGCATCATGGAAGTGGACTACGTGCGGGTCTATCAACAAAATAATGCGGCACCAATCCAGATTGAAGCGGAAAATTTCGCGCAGATGTCCGGCGTGCAAACGGAAAGTTGCTCCGAAGGCGGGCAAAATGTTGGCTGGATTGAGGCAGGCGACTGGATGGTGTGGAACGTGAATATTCCGTCATCCGGCAGTTACAACGTTCAATACCGCGTTGCCAGCCAGAACGGCGGTGGCTCCATCCAATTTGAGCGTGCCGGCGGCGGCCTGACTTACGGCATTATCGGCGTTCCCAGCACAGGTGGCTGGCAAAACTGGACGACGATTTCCCACAACGTGAATTTAACGGCGGGCCAACAGCAAGTTGCTATCTACGCACCGGCCGGTGGTTACAATTTGAATTGGATTCGTGTTACGCGGAATTAATTAGTGTGCAACGCGGTAGAAGGGTGTGACGAATAGCAGTCCTTCTACCGTTGTTTCACCACATCCCTATACCATTATCTCCACCAGACTACAGGTCACGGTATAACCCAATGCGCGTTTGATAGTAGGAAAGATCGCAACAGTGGCAATACATACCCCCAACTCAATTAACTGCGCTTTATTGAGAGCATGATTGATGCGTTCACGCAATACCGGATCGATCGTCTGATAGGACGCAACACTGGTAGAAAAGTCATAGATATCTTTCAGATGTTCCGGCAGATTACTGCCGCCATTCAAGCTTGCCGCAACCCATTTTCGATCAACGCCGGCCTCTAACGCCATACGCACATTGAGCTGCACGCAGTGCCCGCAATCAGCAACCTGCATGGATGCCAATTTGGCAATCCAGTAAGTGTCGATATCAAGGGTTTCCCGATGTTGAGATAAGGGTTGGAAATTCGCGAATTTTTCATACCCTGAAGGTGAGTGTTGTAAAAATTCATGCAGGTAACCTGCATCATAGTGATAATGTTCTTCAAATTTTTTTAACTGTTCAGAATGATTTTCCTGAGTCATAACCACCTCATTGGATAGATTGCCAGAGACCGGATCATCATCACCAAAAGACAGGTGTTGTCCGGGATGGAATGTATTATCGCTACGCTCTTGCACGCCGCCAGTTACTTACTATCGGGATTAACGATAGATTCAGGCAGCGCAACAGG
It contains:
- the dapE gene encoding succinyl-diaminopimelate desuccinylase codes for the protein MTNLSPTLQLATDLIRCRSVTPADDGCQQMMTKRLEAIGFKVEHLRFDDVDNFWAVRGESGPILAFAGHTDVVPTGPEQQWTNPPFEPRIIDGMLHGRGAADMKGSLASMVLACESFVAKHPDHSGRIAFLITSDEEGPSINGTVKVVEWLEANNTRITWCIVGEPSSTKLVGDVIKNGRRGSLGGILTVKGIQGHVAYPHLADNPIHKLAPALTELAAEHWDDGNEFFPATSFQVSNINGGTGATNVIPGTVEVVFNFRFSTELTDAILRERTEAILNKHGLNYDITWTLSGQPFLTPRGDLVNAVVAAIKSETGRDAELSTSGGTSDGRFIAPTGAQVVELGPINATIHKVNECISAADLETLTGIYEKALENLLA
- a CDS encoding carbohydrate-binding protein; this translates as MPVYKTSLIGISNLLRVFLLFLSLCVLPHANAQNWQLIWSDEFNYSGYPNGNWSPEIWNPGVVNNELQHYTANLDNAYVSNGTLKIKAAAVYNNSTGQNDYYSARLNSTASWTYGRFEARMKLPGGWGTWPAFWLYPDDDFRYGTNPITNYGWPNAGEIDIMENVGYDQNVIHASTHSACCFWAVGTQRTGTINVADPTANWHVYAAEWYPDHIAFFVDGVNYFTVWNDGTGWESWPFNHNFHIILNLAVGGSWGGAQGVDPNIWPRIMEVDYVRVYQQNNAAPIQIEAENFAQMSGVQTESCSEGGQNVGWIEAGDWMVWNVNIPSSGSYNVQYRVASQNGGGSIQFERAGGGLTYGIIGVPSTGGWQNWTTISHNVNLTAGQQQVAIYAPAGGYNLNWIRVTRN
- a CDS encoding carboxymuconolactone decarboxylase family protein, translated to MTQENHSEQLKKFEEHYHYDAGYLHEFLQHSPSGYEKFANFQPLSQHRETLDIDTYWIAKLASMQVADCGHCVQLNVRMALEAGVDRKWVAASLNGGSNLPEHLKDIYDFSTSVASYQTIDPVLRERINHALNKAQLIELGVCIATVAIFPTIKRALGYTVTCSLVEIMV